The following are from one region of the Meriones unguiculatus strain TT.TT164.6M chromosome 13 unlocalized genomic scaffold, Bangor_MerUng_6.1 Chr13_unordered_Scaffold_33, whole genome shotgun sequence genome:
- the LOC132650775 gene encoding zinc finger protein ZFP2-like, translating to THTGEKPYECNQCGKAFAQNSHLISHKRTHTGEKPYECNECGKAFAKNSHLMSHKRTHTGEKPYECNECGKAFAQNSHLISHKRTHTGEKPYECNQCGKAFAQNSTLLSHKRTHTGEKPYECNQCGKAFAENSHLIRHKRTH from the coding sequence acacacactggagagaaaccttatgaatgtaaccagtgtggtaaagcctttgcacaaaacagtcatctcataagccataaaagaacacacactggagagaaaccttatgaatgtaatgagtgtggtaaagcctttgcaaaaaacagtcatctcatgagccataaaagaacacacactggagagaaaccttatgaatgtaatgagtgtggtaaagcctttgcacaaaacagtcatctcataagccataaaagaacacacactggagagaaaccttatgaatgtaaccagtgtggtaaagcctttgcacaaaacagtactctcttaagccataaaagaacacacactggagagaaaccttatgaatgtaaccagtgtggtaaagcctttgcagaaaacagtcatctcataagacataaaagaacacat